GAGGaacgaaaccggaaagaaaaagaaacgaAACCGGAGAGTTGCCCAAATATAAAAACATGATATTGTGTCGATAGTatagaaattatatcaaaatttATTTCTCTATTAAATTTTTCATGCTTGTTCCCCTTGTATGaacttttaattctttaaatataaataaatataaattatatttggaCTAATATTTTCTAATATCCGCACAAATACTtttatcatcaaattatcaaacaGTTAATTATATTTACATCTAAAGTtggttttaaaaattaaaaaaagtactgaaatgatattaaaatcaatttttatgtTAGTTTTAACATGGAATTATTTGTATGCGAATATATTAATAGTTCTCTAGTCGTCGTACGACACATAATTTTAAGTGTTACACTGAGATTAGTTTATGGAGCATAAGCCATAAATTACATACATGGAAGTGAAGAGAGATTTATCATGACATAATTCACTTTCAAGCAGTGGCGGAGGCACAGGGGTGACTTGTTCATGCTTAGTTACCCCTGAATTTTAGGAATgtctcaagaaaaaaaatggcttaattgcaactttagtccctgacgtttacaAAAACCACTATTTTAGTctctcacctaatttaattacaagactAGTCCCTCACGTTACCTCCCgtttgcaacgttagtccttccGTCCAATTTTTAATAGAGAAGGCTTATGTGACAACGCACATGCCTCTCATGTGACAAAGAAAAATGATTTAAccacacttttggtcccctacTTATACATATTGTGTAATTTTGGTCATTAAAGTACAAAAATTGCatccaaattaataaaaaacaataaagaaatagaaaatgatAACTATTCATCTTCTTCGAAAATTGCactcaaatttaaatttattttactatgcctgattatgattttataaaatatttatttaaattcttATTCAGTAATGTTTTGACCTAATTGTTTCTCTTTCTAtcctatttaatttaaattgaaattatttatataaaatccTCCATGTTCTTTTTCGATATCTTTTATAAGTTGAATgtattgattaaatatatttttattattctatAAAGTATAAGCAAATCAatacatatatttttaattatttaaaattaaaatttataatattatgccTGTTTATGATTTAataaatatgtaattaaatttgaagaaTATGAATACTTATCattttctggtttttttttttgtttttatataaatttaaatgTAATTTTTGAACTTCAAGGACAAAAACTACATAATGTGTATAAGTCAGGGACCAAAGGCGCAGTTAAATCACTTTTCTTGGTCACATGAGAGGCATGTGCATTGCCACAAAAGAATTTTCCGTTAACAATTAGACGGAAGGACTAACGTTTCAAACGGGAGGGAACGTGAGGGACtattcttgtaattaaattatgtgagggactaaaatcgttGTTTTGataaacgtcagggactaaagttgcaattaacccaaaaaaatttgAAGCAGTGTGAGACTTGAGAATGAGAGGAAGGGGTGAGCTCTATGTTGTTTGCGTTTCTCTTTCATATTCAGTAGACATTCTTTTGAACTTCTGTGTTATCCACTAACAATTGAAATTAGAAATAGATATTAGAGTTATGGGCCTTTTTTATTAGACGTGAAAGCTACTGGGCTGCACTTTTTTTGACATTAGAGTTGCACCCCTTTCCAacatagtaataaaaaatataaaagaatagTTTTAACTTATACGAAGCATTTGATAGCATTTTTTTGTGTTAATTTTTAAACAATCCTCTAAAACTATTTGAAATCAATTTAAATCTTTGATATTTAaggtaaatataaatttaacttcTCAGTTAAAATTTGGTAATTATCTAATATCAATTTTTGTAATctactatatatattttttaaatgatatatttaatttatagcggCTATACCGGTCAGACCACAATTCAACTACAATTGATCTAATGAACGGTGAACCAATTCCCTCGCCGATTTGATCAACGGTCTAGTTTTAATAATCTTGTTAATCGGTCTAATTATATGAGATTATATTTGTGGTTCTTGTGTTTTGCTGGTAAAAAAGAGTTATAAAAATTATACACGCCAACTGTTTGTAAAATGTCCCCTTTAAGTTTTGGCTTTCAACAAAGGAGTTTTTCTTAGGTTGGGCTGCTACTTCATTCTtgttttgtttatgtttttttttgcacattctttagttgataaaaattgaaattttcttacaaattatGTTCATTTATATCTTAGCCCCCTTTCTGAAATTCATGCCTCCGCCCCTACTTTCAAGTCAAATAATATGCATCATTAAGCTACCATTTAATAGTTAGATTGTTCTAATATAATGATGCATCACGAACTAATAAACTTGGAAGAAAAGAGCAATGTTATTCTGACACAAAAACACAGTTAACTGAAAATTTGTCTTTTAATCAAAAATCCtggaataaatataaaatatgatacAAAACCTTTTACATTCTACAACTAAAAGAAACTACTCACTACAAATACCATAACAACTTTTCTTTGGACTTTGAGATGAGACCATTCTCCCAAAACTTTCTTTCACCAGAAAAATAAAGTTTGCAGACCAAAGATCCAACCCAAGGACAATGATAATGATAGCATTTAAAAATTATCACAATATTTGACCAGACTCAACTTTCTTAATGCAAAGCAACCGCAATTGAGGAGACATGCTCATAGAATGAAGCATATTTATCTcataacaatgaagaaaaacctgatacacaattgaaaagaaaaacttataaGAAAATAAGCATACACAATGACAGACTGGTTTAGTGATGTGTCATTCTCACATCGAACCTGAATCAGAAACTCACCACTCACACGAACTTagatcctgaattaattaaaaatccgaaaattcaataaaaataccataaaaattaattaatactctaaaaataaataaaaaataaattaagataaaatcaagaaataaaaaacctaaatcataatcaaatctaaaatttaaaaatgtattttttttttatgataattaacctgagaatgatacgtggattttttttatgagaataacacatcactaagaattaacgtgagaatgacacatcACTAAACCAGTCTGATAGAagttttctaatatatattaattgatATTGATATATTGATGTATGTTGGGTTTTTTATATGTAATTTTAGAACCTCAATAACAGATTTAGTCCATCaactttttgctttttttttttgggtacagcGGAAAGAAGTCCATcaactttttaaattattacTATTCAATTCATCTTATACTTTTATTTTACTTCTAATTCTCAAATTCTTATTTTTAGTGCAAAATCTTTACAAATCTAATTGAGTTAGTTTTGTAGACATTTTTACCCTTGAAACTCACTAGACAATACGATTTCAGCCATAATcttaaatacttttttttttaacttcaaaaTTATTCACACAACTGACAGCCATGAGACTatgtattatattttataaatgtctaaatattatattattatatagtGTTTCATATGCTACGATTAGTTATTAATTTTCCACCatcaatttcaaataaaatttctaaaatatttcatttgcaacaacaacaacaaaaaattataataaaaaatactgcaaaatataataatttgttAAAATCCCGTGCAATTTGCACGGGCTACTTGCAAGTTTATAGAATAAATTTGTATGATATTCCATTTTTGGACAATAGGGTGACACGTGGCATACTAAGTGGGGTTTTTTTTGCAAGGGGCTGTAAAGTCAGTAAAAAAATTCTTTGATTTTAAAATGAAGGAGAATATACTGATACTAAAATCACAATTTTGAATTTGTGTAAAATCACAAttttcataatattttaaaattaaatattaattatgtgTCGACACATCATTAAAATTGACGTCAACTTTACTTACTTGTAttgttcaatttttaaaaatcttaaaggatttaagttttttttggttacataaaggatttaaatttaaaattgaatttgattataggaattttaaaacattaattatggTATACAAGAGGAAATATAATTATGGTAATATGTAAATGAAAAGGGTCTAGAATAgttttttaataatttgaaatttatttaAGGAATTGTTCAACGTTTTAATTTTGCATTTATTTAGCAATCAAAATTTAATTATGATTATGCAATCAGAATTTTATCTCgcatttttttaatgattttggTTTTTACTTTAGAAATTTGCAATTAATTAGCATCCTAAAATTATGAGTCTTCATTCTTCATtgatcaaaattttcaaaaagaaattattttatttttatattctaaAAAAACAATATCTGAATTACAATATGGATTTTTCGAATTTCTGTGTTAAAGAAAAcctattaaaatattattttaaaatctctATTTTAGTAAtattgttaaatataaaaataaaatattattttctagtttttcattatttttgcAATATTTTCAATTAGAATTCCAAGTTTAAGAATATAAAATAAACTTGGGGCGTCGACACATAATTAAAATTGACGTCAATTTTACTTACTTGTAttgttcaatttttaaaaatctgAAAGGATTTAAGTTCTTTTTAGTTACATAaaggatttaaatttaaaattgaatttgattataggaattttaaaacataaattATGGTATACAAGAGGAAATATTAATTATGGTAATATGTAAATGAAAAGGGTCtagaatattttttaataatttgaaatttatttaAGGAATTGTTCAACGTTTTAATTTTGCATTTATTTAGCAATCAAAATTTAATTATGAGTATGCAATCAGAATTTTATCTCgcattttttaatgattttggTTTTTACTTTAAAATTTTGCAATTATTTAGCATCCTAAAATTatgagtcttcactcttcattgatcaaaattttcaaaaagaaattattttatttttatattctaaaaaaaacaatatatgtATTACAATATGGATTTTTCGAATTTCTGTGTTAAAGAAAAcctattaaaatattatttgaaaatCTCTATTTTAGTAATATTGttaaatgtaaaaataaaatattattttcttatttttcatcATTTTTGCAATATTTTCAATTAGAATTCCAAGTTTAAGAATATAGTCATAGTCATAGTCAGTGTTAGATTGTGCATATGTTTTCTTTGTAATGATTGTATAGGGATGATAAGCTTAGCGTTTTGAACGTGTAGTAGCATTTCTGCATTTGCTTGCTATTGTACAACCTTGCAATCCTGGTGAAAAGGGGAAGAGATTCATTTTCCAAAAACATGGGCGAGAAAAGCGAGAAGACAAGAAAGATTCTGATGAATGCTTGGATTTCCTGCCTTTGAAAAACTCTTTCTGTGATTTGTTTTTTCTGGAACATTCCAGGGTCTGAGAAAATCCCGCAACTACTTAAGATTTAAGATTTTCCGACTCTTCTTTATTGCACCAATCTTGAGATTTTCTTTCCATATCTAACGGTATCTGCTTTTGAATGAATATTTTTTGTTACTACATTTAGATTATATTTTGTGATCCTTCGAAATTCAAATGAATCATATATTCTCTCAATTGTATTATTTAAATACCTAGATTGGATTTGGATGATCACATAACATCACATCACCGACACCACCCACATTTTAACCAATATGTGCAGCAATACTGGCAGCAGCAGTGCCTGTGGTTGTGGTTGTGTAGGAAATAGTGGTGGTGTTACCATGTGGAGTTCTAGCTTGAAAAAGCAGCAGCCACCGCAAAAAAGGCCAAGAGTCCCTAAAAGAGGGCCTGGAGTGGCTGAACTTGAGAAGATCTTGAGAGAGGAAGAAGTCACCACCATAAACAGCATCAAAGACAAGCCAAATGGAAAGGGTGAAGGGTTTCAATCATCCTGTTTCATTCCACACCATTCAACAACTCATTTCTCTTCACCATCTTTGAAATCTCattcactgccaccaccaccaacttcCCCTGGCCCTGCATCTAGAAATTTGCCACCACATGTGCCAAGATTTGATCGTTTAGGCAAAATTACACCACCAACCATGACATCTATCTATGGTAATGGTGGATCATCAGGAAGAAATGTTGGTGGATCTGGCTTGGTTTCTTCAGAGCAGGAACTGTTTCCCAGGAATCTGAGTTCATGCAAACCCATGCCCAATCTTAATGAAGGATTGGATGGAAGCCAATCAGATTCTGGCAATTCCCCATCAAGGAATGAACCAAATCCTGTTTGGCCATACTCTGCGAAGAGAAACAATCACTATCCACCTCCCGCGATGAATCAACTTCTACGGAATGGTGCTCGGTCTTCTTCGGGATCACTGCCAATTGGACTGAACAATCATCTAGAGCCCCCTTCAAACCAAAGTTCATATTACAAATCATCTAGGGCACAAGAGGAACATATGATGGCTGGCTTGAAGAGGTCGTCTCACTCTTCACCCTTGGATAACTCTCTGATTTCGCAATCTACCTTTCAAGTTCCTCCAAGCTTCTCACACTCTAATAAACCACACCAATCATCTACAAATGGCAGTCATGGTGCAGGTGGTTTCAATTCCGCCGAGGGCTACAGTGATAAGAAATGGGGAAGCACTTTGGAGCTCAGCAATAGAAGGTTCAATTCTGATATTGTGAGGCCTGGTCATGCAAACTTCCCACCATTTTCTGCTCCTGAAGTTACTCCACCTCCTATGCATTTGTTTCAAGGTGTTCTTTCCAAAGGGAATGTGCTCCCTTGCCAAGTTACTGAAGATAAAATGATGGAGGACTCATACCAACACCCAGAACCAGACCATAAACCTTTCTATGACTTCTTACAAGTGAAGGGCCCCGAGGATGCGACAGAGACAACTCATGGCCCAAATCACGGAGGACGTGAAGCAGGAAGGGGTGGCATTGATCTCAACCTGAAGCTATGAGTTTGGATTTGCATTTCCTAGAGACTGGACCTCATAGTCACACACTACCTCATGTGTATCAACTGGTGTGTCACACCCATTGTTTGCACCCCTGTTCCGAGATAAATTTGTTGCAAAATCTTTTTCTGGTGGGATCTGGTAAAATCTTAGATTCAGGTTGTAAGATTCCACGATTTTATACTTCTGCACCCTTGTTCCGAGCTGAATCAGTTGTGTAATGTTAAGTAATTTCTTTCCCGTGAGATGTGGTCGGAGCTTCTGATAGGTGCTGGAAGTTTTTCCCGCTGTTAGTGAAGATTTGGTCACTGTTACAGGACATTTATTGTttacttttcttcttttgtGTTTTACTTTCATGTTCATGGCTTATTTGGGTGttaattttatgaatttttatttcGACTTTAGTTTAATGATAGGATTTACATGATATTTTCTCTACCTATGCTATTTTGtatggatatatatatatatatgtgtttaAGTGTATTTTTTGTCTATGGTAAAATCTTACGATCCGATTTACGATTCTATGATTTACGATCTTACACCCCCTTTCCAATTCCACGTAAAATCTCGAATTTCACAACATTGGTCAAATCAAAGTCCAACAATGTTAGCAAGTGAAGAAAATGGAGCATCTTCCTAGTGTTTCTTAAAGCAGAAGTAAACTGGGATAGAGAAATAATTTGGGTTTGTTTGGTAGAAGAGAAAGCATTTGCAACCTTTAGATTCTGGAAAATCGATCAAGGAGATGCTACTTAATTTGTATGTAATTTTCGTTTAAGTCAATCTTGAGTTCAATGACTAAGGCTTTTAATCTGGTTGAAATGTAATACTAGTTGCTCTATTTTTTATGGAAGTTTTATGTtaatcttcaaaaaaaaaaaaagattacatttttttttagaaaagagaatCACATGAGATATAATAAAAGAGGCTTGGGAACAATAGCTCTCCCAAGTAAACTTAAAAACAAGAGAGTCATAACAGCATAGCAGAGAAGAAACATAAAAGAAAGACAATGCCAGAGTCATAACAGTAAAAACAAAAAGCTACAAgcaataaaaaggaaaaagcaaCTAGCAGCAAAAGTGAGCCAAATGCAGCAACAAAGCCACTTCCACGGCTACACAGAGCAAGAAAAGAGCTGCATAATCAGACCAAAAACGAAGCCTCAATGCTGCCAAGGCTCGCAAAGAGCCGGACCCACGAACACAGCCCACCCTTCCACTGATAATGGGACCAGTTCAGAGAACAAACGCAGCCAAACCAAAGCTTAAACGATGCCAATTGCAACTAAGGAATTCAAAGCTTTCGACAGCAGGGTAACAAGGATTCACTCATCAAAACAATTAGCGAAAATAGGCCCAAATGGCAGTAGTTCTACTGCAACCTGACTTCGCAAAATGATCAGCAATACTATTAGCTTCGCGATAGACATGATTAATCCCCTACACTCCACCTCTTCCATTAGCAAATCAATCTGCACTAGTTCCTGATGTAATTTCCAGGGTCTATTTTGCTGAGAGGAGACCCAACCTACTGCAAGTGAGGAATCTGATTACAAAGTGTTTGAAAAATAGGTCCCCCGCATTTGTATTCCCAGCTCCTCTTGTTTCCCCATCAATGAGTATTGCATTGAAATCTCCTCATACTATATATGGTAGCTCCTTCATGTTGGTCCAATTGTAAACCCAGACTAGAAAAGAATTCCCCTCTCTGACCATCCTCATTATGGCCAGATACGTTTGCAATCAGACACACCTCAGCACTGTTCTGGAATTTTACAAACAGAATGATGAATCTTGCATTATGACATACCCGTAAGATAGTGAGTAACTTCCTCCTCCACATGATGAGAAGACCTCAAGctattgtttttgttgattttaGTCTCCTGCAGCATGGTGATTTCAGCTTTGATTTTGTTGAGAGCTTGTTTGACAACACACCTCTTTACAGACTGCCCCTGTGCCCCATTCCACGAACATTCCACGAGACCCAAACCCTTTGGGTAAGCTGACATCTCTGCAAGGAACAGCAGGCAAAGCATCGGAAGATGCTTCCGGTCCGCCACAGCCTCACCATCCTCTAGTTCCGAATGTGCTACACATGATTCTGACTCCGCCGTTTCAACTCCTGCCTCTTCCTCAGATTCTGAAGTAAAACCTGAAAGTTTCCCTTGTTCGTCTTTGTGTTTACATAGTATTAGTACTTGAATATAGTTAATAGGatggttttggaaaaaggttgTTATATTAGAGCAAAAGTTGAAATAGGAAGGAGCCGTGTAGCTTGGAAGTGAAAGGGAAAAACAGAGTAAGCACTTAATGATCTTGAAGCTTTCTCGCTTAATTCTCAATTGACATACTAcatgcctatttataggcgtaTGTCACCGTCCTTACAATGGCGgtgaataataattaattactttaGTTCATTCTAGATTGCTCATGAAGGATAATATTACAATGCTCTAGAGTTTTCTTGTATACATTGCATAGAGAATTCTAGAAATTTGTAGCAACTTCAACACTCCTCCTTGATGCAAATTTCTCCAACTCCAAGCATAGCTCGTAGCTCTTCAAATCTTGGTCTCGGTAATGCCTTGGTAAATATATCTGCAATTTGATCTTCAGTCCTACAGTACTTGAGTTGAATCTCTTTTGTGGTCTCAGCTTCTCTGATGAAGTGGTATTTGATTGCTATGTGCTTTGTTCTGCTGTGATGCACCGGATTCTTCGCCATAGCAATAGCTGATTTGTTGTCACAGTAGATTGTAGTAGGACCATTTTGACTTTCTCCCATATCTTCAAGTATTCTTCGAAGCCATATAGCTTGACTTGTTGCTTCAGCAGCTGCCACgtactctgcttcagctgttGATTGTGCTACTGTAGCTTGCTTCTTAGATGCCCAAGAAAATATTCCCGATCCAAGTGAGAAAGCATAGCCGGAAGTGCTTTTCATGTCATCTACCGAACCTGCCCAATCACTGTCGGTGTAGCCAAGCAACCTTGAGTTGGTTGTGGTTTTGTAACATATGCCAAACTCTTTTGTTTCTTGCAGGTATCTTAGGATTCTTTTGCCTGCTCCAAAGTGTATCTGACTTGGGCTCTGCATGAATCTTGATAGTAGACTTGTAGCATACATAATGTCTGGTCGTGTAGCAGTCAAATATAGAAGACTTCCAATTAGACTCCTGTAGCGCGATGCATCAGCTTCTAGTGCTCCATCATCCTTCTGTAGTTTCTCATTTTTCACGAGTGGAGTACTAACAGGCTTGCAGCCGTACATCTTGAACTTCTTGAGTAAGCCTTCTGTATATTTCTTTTGTGAGATAAATATTCCATCATTTCTTTGACTTACCTCTATACCGAGGAAGTAACTCATCAAGCCAAGGTCGGTCATCTCGAAGGTCTTCATCatgtcttctttgaactccatcatcatcttcgtGTTGTTTCCTGTGTAGATAAGATCATCTACATACAGGGAGAGTAAGAGAGTATGCTGACCTTGAGTCTTGATGTATAGTGTAGGCTCACTCTTGCTCCTCCTGAAACCTCGATCGATGAAGTATTGATCAATCCGACTATACCATGCTCGaggagcttgcttcaagccatagaGAGCTTTTCTTAGTCTTAGCACTTTGCTTTCATTGCCTTCAGACACGAACCCTTGTGGTTGCTCCACATAGATCTCTTCTTCGAGTACACCGTTGAGGAAGGCTGATTTGACATCTAGTTGATGGATGCTCCAACCTTTTTGTGCCGCAAGAGCTATTAGAGCTCTTATCGTATCAAGACGAGCCACTGGTGCAAATGTCTCATTGTAGTCGATGCCAGGTTGTTGTGAGTATCCCTTCGCTACTAGCCTCGCCTTGTGCTTCTGtatagtgtaacaccccgatttcggtggcgtcactttagtaaccaaaagtaaacttaatgcggaaaaacgtaaatatttttttttttgataataactaagacaagactgaattaaataaaacccaaatgcgaaaagcaataaaactattatccaatatatatttacaaccccccgctgtaagtacccaacctcgtcacgagtaacctccagtgacggaaagtagtagaaaagaacgcccgtaggcaaaaggtataatccaaaagaaaggttaggtgtctgcaacactgtccctcaaaataagaataagtcagcccagatggcctaaaacaagacctcttaagtccaaccaactctctgtgattcccgtaaaggaaccacacaaaaagctataggtgggaaactaccctgtccccaaagaaaacaaatgatgttcagagctaagactctactcctacactaatcccatctcgaggagctcacaccagcactaaaacctacatgctagcatgatcgtcgtccgaattcgaaatccagaacgacctagtctatgtacaccatccgtcctccgctcgctatcgcgatgcgctcctgtcccagcatcccaactctagtttcccccgaagggtgaaccgtcgtgaaccagtccgccaaagacatctgacaaagggcgtttgtccgccaaagcacacacagaagacgcgagggtcaactccaaagaattacataaataatagcaccaatagatatagataagagaatagccacttaggcttatagctagggataacatcctagggttgcatattccataatgaacttaacggcaataataacaattaacatgttccaaataggattaacaaataacaatcacactcgacaactaaatcagtatgcatgaatgcgggatgattagtcaaacaacgtctccgactctcactcgacacgtcgccacgtgttctaggtaaattaaagtctctaaaagcttaccctaaggtaaagtcgattctgcgacaaaagacacttcttcacatcaacatagtaactcatgatgatctccggatcatccgactcatctcaatccgatggtcacaactgctcaacaagcaaagagtatcacatactcggaaactaccggtttcccggacttatccccaggatagcccaacaattaggcatgtcaagtcgatccaaccccttgggttgaacatacggactcgcacacgcaactcccacaattaggcatgtcgagtcgatccaaccccttgggttgaacatacggactcgcacacgcaacaaatgacaacgccaagtcggttcactcaaaagagtcgaacatacggacattgcgcgtgtccaatgactatcgccgaatcgatccaatccatcggattgaacatacggatccgcgcgagtcgaaaggttatcgctgaatcgatccaatccctcggattgaacatacggattcacgcgagttaaaatggcaatcgctgaatcgatccaatccctctgattgaacatacggactcacgcgtacctgagtgactaccgccgaatcgatccaatccatcggattgaatatacggattcgcgcgtgtcgaaaagttgtcgctgaatcgatccaatccctcggattgaacatacggattcacgcgaggtaaaatggcaatcgctgaatcgatccaatccctctgattgaacatacggactcacgcgtgcctgagtgactaccgccgaatcgatccaatccatcggattgaatatacggattcgcgcgtgtcaacaattattgccgaatcggcccaacccgtcgggtttggacatacggattcgcgccgcaaagtcgaagatacgcccaacaacatagctgctccaacagctcaaccacaatagctgctccaacagcacaacaacaactacatactcgaagcccctcaactttctaaatgctgggatccgacgacacttctcgttttccaaaactatgatttgcatccaaagcttccttccgagattattaccattacttaaagatttagaggttgtttaatgtcttatgagttttctttacaaaataattatccttttagtcttatcgcgaatcctataagttctcgggatctcctaatccccaaatgactccagagaatgtctcgatccatacaacaccacaacaaggcccgaatctcattcgtcctttcaagctttctcaaaactctcaaaataaaatcggcatgacctgcccgcttttctcaccgttcagaaactcagattatagtgcaaaagcagaattaactcatcataatcaatcaacatgtcatatgtcaatatcttaagcaataaccacatagcacctagcatataaggcatgcaccacacatcctaaattacccaattagcacttagcatgtcattcactcatcagaAACAtacagtagatgcatcatctacattgtcagccgaagcctcagaaaacattttccaatcacaaacaattccagtgcataaacagtaaacaatgtcgaaacatcgaccctaagcattaactagagattcaatgagaagccctcacctgtagattctccaggacgatctcctaacacttgttcacaatcaaaggcttgctcctatgggaattcctcaaaatcacctttagagcaaaaccacagaaatactatcagaatctatcgaaaactaagttatcgatacttactaaggttactcgaagtaatctatactctaaggtacgataatct
This is a stretch of genomic DNA from Lotus japonicus ecotype B-129 chromosome 1, LjGifu_v1.2. It encodes these proteins:
- the LOC130739665 gene encoding uncharacterized protein LOC130739665, with the translated sequence ITDTTHILTNMCSNTGSSSACGCGCVGNSGGVTMWSSSLKKQQPPQKRPRVPKRGPGVAELEKILREEEVTTINSIKDKPNGKGEGFQSSCFIPHHSTTHFSSPSLKSHSLPPPPTSPGPASRNLPPHVPRFDRLGKITPPTMTSIYGNGGSSGRNVGGSGLVSSEQELFPRNLSSCKPMPNLNEGLDGSQSDSGNSPSRNEPNPVWPYSAKRNNHYPPPAMNQLLRNGARSSSGSLPIGLNNHLEPPSNQSSYYKSSRAQEEHMMAGLKRSSHSSPLDNSLISQSTFQVPPSFSHSNKPHQSSTNGSHGAGGFNSAEGYSDKKWGSTLELSNRRFNSDIVRPGHANFPPFSAPEVTPPPMHLFQGVLSKGNVLPCQVTEDKMMEDSYQHPEPDHKPFYDFLQVKGPEDATETTHGPNHGGREAGRGGIDLNLKL